A stretch of DNA from Rhinoraja longicauda isolate Sanriku21f chromosome 9, sRhiLon1.1, whole genome shotgun sequence:
gtctcttccccacaatcaaggaccacaggacatagctttaaggtgaggggaaaaagatttcatagaaatctgaggggtaactttttcacaaagggtggcgggtatatggaacaagttgccagaggaggtagttgaggttgggacaatcccaacgtataagaaacagttagacaggtgcatggataggacaggtttggagggatacggaccaaatgcagccaggtgggtCTCGTGTAGCtaggatatgttggctggtgtggacatgttggacgctgtatcactctaatgACCATTGCAGAGCTCTGTCATCTTGAGAGCTTAAAACACATGAACAATGGGCCCACATATATATTTTGTACGTTTTCACTCTCAAAGAATGAATATGTGCATAACATAACATTACATATTAGCATTAGAAACACTAGGACAAACATGCATAGCATTCTAACCTGCCATTTGTATAAGGGGCTCCATTACAGCAAGACCAAGGCGATCTTCCACTATTACATGGTGCTCCTGGAGATACTGTTTAAGAACTGGATGAATTACTTTCTGGCAGACGACGAGATGGACTTGATCACAAACGAGCTGCTTTCCCGTCTTCAGCAGCTGTACAAGTGATTCATCTTCTGGGCAGAAACCTGATGTCACCTCCCAGTGTCCATCCCCACTGTCCACAACATCTCCTGACAGAGAGACACTGAATACTGCAATCTTAATGCAACCAATAGTCAACTTTGTGGCATCAACTCTCATCGAATGAGATGCAAATATTTCTATAAGGATTCCAGTAAGTATGCAGGAGTCACTAACACTTTGTCCCTCAATGGGAGTAATCAGCATCTTTCCCAAGGACACGGTATCGCCAATTATTGATGGGATTATATGAAAAAATGCTTGTAAAACTAAGGAACTGATGTAGTCTGCTTCTTTGATAGTCAACATACAAGTAGGTTTATTTATCGCCGTGCGAACAAGCGAAAGCAAAGTCTTTATGTTATTAAAGTCTATTTGTATTCTGCAGCCACAGTCCTCAGAACGTAGATAGTTGGTGCAAATATCCATAAGATCTTTCTGGATCCTGACAATGTGACTGCTTGGTACATCAAGTTGCTTTGCACTTTCTGTTAAATTGCAGCACAAAATGGTTGCAAATAATCCAGAATCAGTAAATCGAGAAACGTGATTCAACATTGAAGTTACGAGCAGCTTTAACACAGGATGGGACACAGAAAGGTTACCCAAAAGGACAGAAGAGTGTGATGTGGTTAGAACGTTGCCTCCAACAGCATTAtgaataagttttaatctaccgaATGGGCCATAGCAGGACTCCACAATCCCTCTTAGAGTAGAAAGGGCTTGACAAAGCACATTGTTATTTAAGAGTCCAGAACTGCATGTAGATGATACTTTAGGTGCAATGTAGGACATTTTTCAGTCAGGCAAAAGGTTTAAAGACAGAAGCCTGTGTTAAAGAACAGCTGTTTTATTTCTTGGCGAAAACTAAAGATTACATACAACATTTCAAATCTGACATAAGCAGAGTGCTGGTAAGTCTGCTGCATAGGCCAGCCatttaataaaataaatgaaaattactAGTAATTTCTCAAAGTATATTTCATTGTAAACTGAACTCGAGGAGCAAAATCTGGACAAGACTGTAGAAGATTTATCCCGCACGACAtttctttaatatttattcatcaTTCTTCTTCTTCAGTTCTAAACTGGATTGGGTCGATTTTTTCACAAACTTCTGCATCAAATATGTGACTGAATGAATCCCAAATAAAGACAGTCCTGCCACGAGAAGCCAGTTTTGTCGGAGCCACCTTTTATTCTTCATTCCTCAATCGGGACTTTGCAATGTAGCAGCTGCAATCTGATTTAACTCTGCCTGTAAATTGGAAAATGCAGCGAGTCATAATCTGCTTTGTTGAAAAGTTTTCAATTATACAACAGAATTATGCAAGCATTCAGTATTTGGTTCAACACTCCCACACCAGCCTTTTGAAAATGTCTCCCATTTAGTCACACTTCTTTCCTGCCTTTAAAAAATGTTTCACTTTAAGTGGAGGTTTAAGTAGATTGTTGTGAACTCTGAATATGCCAACCTTTCAGGCTGAGCATTCCAGGTCTGTGTGTGGGATTTCTTTATTTTCCTTCTAGCTCTTCTGTCAATTATTTTAGAGCTCTGATATAAAGCTATGATATTGTATATTATATATTTAAATGATATCTTAAACTCCCAGCTTTCCATGATAAGAATATAGACCCTTTCTATATACTCCATCAAAAACCACTCACAATTCAGAATGTGTGGCCAACATATGCATTAGCTAGAAACTTCAGCATTATATATCCTCATCCGTCCTAATATCTAGATATAACAAAAGCAATGGTTCATAATGCTGATCCCATCAGCATGATTCTCCAACTAGAAAATTACAATCTTCTCAACTACATTCTGCCTCTTATTCCATAATCTGTTCTATAGCCAAATTACAAAGTACTTTATTAATGTCTTTTGAAAATTCACATGTGCAGTTGTGCTAACATCAGCAGCATAATTAAAATAAATGCGTTAACAAATTCTAGATTTGTGCCCATGGGTTTTCAATTGGATCAGATCGCAAAAATCCTTTTTAACAATTTGTTGAAAGTTGCGAATGTCCAATTTTTTTCATCTGTTTTTCTTCTATTATGATGGGCCACATGATCACAGGTACTTTTCCTGACTCTCTATcgctataatatatatatatatatatatatatatacacgcgtatacacacacatacatacatatctttttatttatttatacccagacatacacactcacacacatttcATGTAGGTATAAAACACaaattcataaattctaggagtagaataaggccacttggcccatcaagtctgctctgccattcaattatgcgtgatctgtctttccctctcaacccattcgcTGCGCTCTccgcataacccccgacacccgtactaatcaagaatctatcaatctctgccgtaaaaatatcctttgacttggtctccacagccgtctgtgtcaatgaattccacagattcaccaccctctgactaaagaaattccttctcatctcctttctaaaggtacttccttttattctgaggctatggcctcatgtacactctgtgtgtgcatgtgtatatatgtgtgtacacgCACACACCCAAAGTTTCACTTAATCTGAGAAAGAAAACAGCTGGGAAATAAAACTCAGTTATTGCCAAATcatttttcatacttctgtattaTTTTCATCTGTCGTAATGTTAGCCAACTGATTATTCATTGAAATATAAATCTTGTGTAACTAATGAAGCATGTTACCTCACAAAGACAGTCACTGCTTTCGATCAGGCTGGTTCTCCTGCTGCATGACGTGCGTCACAATTCCAGGCTCGGCATCATAGTCTTGGTTTCTGGTCTTGAACGTTTCACTAGACTTGATGTTGTACCACCCCCAATGAATCAACGCAAGAGTTGTTCCCATAACAATTACAAATCTGTAATTCTTCCAAACAGTTTTAAGACTCATGTTGAATTTAAACAATCACCtagaaatttttaaaaaatggataaAAATATAAATAACACCTCGTGTAAATAgcagtaataaaaatgaactgcagatgcagaaaaatgaacctagatagagctcttaaggatagcggagtcagggggtatggggagaaggcaggaacggggtaatgattgagaatgatcagccatgatcacattgaatggcggtgctggctcaaagggctgaatggcctactcctgcacgtattgtctattgatattggtttgtaccaaagatggatgcaaagtgctggagtaactcagcgggtcaggcagcatttctggagaaaatggataggtgacgttttgggtcgggactcttcttcagattcactTAAATAGCTGTTATATTTTCTCAAAAATTTGTGCTTTAACacaatttatttaatattttaaaccTACATAAAATGTACTGTGTAGAAACAAGCATGCTACCTGAATTATTCCATGCAAATATTTGTACCcatttgcacggtggcgcagtggtaaagttgcctcTTTacgtcgccagagacccaggttcgatcctgactatgggttcttgtccgtacagagtttgtacggtctccccatgacccgcatgtgttttctttgggatctccggtttcctcccacactccaaagacatacaggtttgtaagttagatggcttggtataattgtaaattgttccaagtgcggGCGGGGTAATGTAAGAATGTGGGGATCGCTGcatggcgaggactcagtgggccgaagggcctgtttccgcgccgtatctctaaacaaacgAGCCCCCCCCCATCAACATGTCCTTCAATGCCTTCATGAACATATTTTGTTTACCATATAATGCATTTTGATGCACTAGACAAGGCAAAATTATTAAAATGGAACTATTATAAAAGCACAATGTGTTTATAATTACTTTGCACAATGGCGTGAAATCTTTTGCAAACAACATTATTGTGACGCCAAATCTTTAAGTGATGAATGATATGAcaacatacaaaatcatgagaggaatagatcaggtaaacgcacagtctcttgcccagagtaagggcattgagaaccagagaacataggtttatggtgaggaggggaaagatttattaggaacctgaaggataactttttttttacacaaaggatgatgggtgtatTGAATGAGCTACCGAGGAAGATAATTGTGACAGGAACTATcgctatgtttaagaaacatttagacagggacaatAATAAGATGGGTTTACAGagttatgggccaaactcaggcaggtgggactagtgtcgatggggacatggtggtcggtgtgggcaagttggactgcaggacctctttccacgctgtacaactctataacaCAATATCTTAAAAattgataggcacaaagtgctggagtaactcagcaggtcagtcagcatctctggagaaaatggacaagtaACGATttaggtcaagagccttcttcagacgtcacttgttcattttctccagagatgctgcctgacctgctgagttatttcagcactttgtgtctatctctggtataaagGAACTGCACTTCCTTGTAATTACCTTCGTAAAAAATGAAATGTTCTCCTCCCAAAGGAAATTGCCTTTTACACCTTTGAACATTCCTCTCACAAAGATCTACCATTCAGTACACAGAAATATTACATTTAGACTATTTTGATATTTCAGTTATCTAGTATAACCTACAGTTCAGACTGGCCTAGATGTTTCTGAACGATATACATCTGTATAGGTAGATAAGATGGTTAAGAAGGCATATAGAGTATTTGCCTTcattagagttagatttagctcttagggctaagtgaatcaagggatatggggaaaatgccagaacggggtactgattttggatgatcagccgtgatcatattgaatggcggtgctggctcaaagggccgaatggcctactcctgcacctattttctattagtttagttttatgtggcgactatgtGCATACCTTGGGaaacaagctgtccacagtgtagatacaggataaagggaataatgtttactgcacgataaagttcagtaaagtccgattatacatagtccaggggtctccaatgaggtagatagtaggccaggactgctctctagttggtgatggtttagttgtctgataacagctgggaagaaactgtccctgaatctggaggtgtgtattttcacactttgtacttcttgcctgatgggagaggggagaagagagagtgactggggtgaaactcatccttgattatgctgttggccttgccgaggcagcgtgtagtgtagatgggagtcaatgaaagggaggttggtttgcatggtgGTTTGCATCAAACCtagtgcgccattcaatcatgaatgatctatctctaactcctaaccccattctcctgcctcctccccataacctctgacacctgtattaatcaagaatccgtttatctgtgccttaaaaatatccactaatttggcctccacagccttctatggcaaagaattccacagattcaccacccactgaataATAACTCACCTTCTCACTTACACCCCTTCACCACTCTCAGCTTCCCATAACCTTCACccttccccacaccccaccctcactctgtctcccctcaccctcactctcccctcaccttcactcactcccctcaccttcactctctccccctcaccttctttctctcccctcaccttcactctctctcccctcaccttctttctctcccctcaccttctctctctcccctcaccttctttctctcccctcaccttcactctcccccccccgtcaccttcactctctccccctcaccttcactctctccccctcaccttcactctccccataccttcactctcccctcaccttcactctctccccctcaccttcactcccctcaccttcactctctccccctcaccttcactctctccccctcaccttcactctctccccctcaccttcactctctctctccctcgccttcactctctccccctcaccttcacctctcccctcaccttcactctccccataccttcactctcccctcaccttcactctctccccctcaccttcactcccctcaccttcactctctccccctcaccttcactctctccccctcaccttcactctctctctccctcaccttcactctctccccctcaccttcacctctcccctcaccttcactctctcccccctctccccttcacctctcccctcaccttcagttctcccctcaccttctcatcctcccctcaccctcataTTATCACCCTCACCTCaccttcacccctcaccttctccccttcaccctcccactCTCACCTCAACCTATCCtcgccctcccactctcccctcaccccaggCTCAGGATCGAACTCACCTTCATCTTCACCTCCAGTGGCGGCGGAGACGGAGACCGGTGACCATGGTGGGACGGCGggtcctcacagctccagggtcGCCCGCCGCACTGCCGTCACCCTCCTCACTCACCCCCgcgccgccgccgctgccgctgcgGCACTGATGAGGAGGTGTGAGCGGGGGGGCTGGTGTGAGCGGGTGCGGTGTGGTGCGGGGTGCGGGGTGAGGGGCGCGGCGGGGACGGGATCAGGCGGTGAGCGGGGCCGCCCGCCGTCGCCAGGACCCGGCAGGGTGACGGTTGGTGCGCGCCGCGGCCGTTGGCGATTTGAAAGGAGGAGGCGGGAACGGGCGCTCAGGTGGGAGTGGGAGCGAGGGCGCGCAGGAGGTACGGGGGCGCGCAGAATAGGAGCGGGGGCGCGCAGGGAGTGCGGGGGCGCGCCTAGTAGGGGCGGGGACGCGCAGGTGGGTGTGCGGGGGCGCGCCTAGTAGGGGCGGGGACGCGCAGGTGGGTGTGCGGGGGCGCGCCTAGTAGGTACGGGGGCGCGCAGGTGGGTGGCGGAGACGCGCAGGTAGTACGGGGGCGCGCAGGTGGGTGGCGGGGGCGCGCCGAGTAGGTGCGGGGACGCGCAGGTGGGTGCGGG
This window harbors:
- the LOC144596816 gene encoding uncharacterized protein LOC144596816; translated protein: MKNKRWLRQNWLLVAGLSLFGIHSVTYLMQKFVKKSTQSSLELKKKNDE
- the mkks gene encoding molecular chaperone MKKS; translation: MSYIAPKVSSTCSSGLLNNNVLCQALSTLRGIVESCYGPFGRLKLIHNAVGGNVLTTSHSSVLLGNLSVSHPVLKLLVTSMLNHVSRFTDSGLFATILCCNLTESAKQLDVPSSHIVRIQKDLMDICTNYLRSEDCGCRIQIDFNNIKTLLSLVRTAINKPTCMLTIKEADYISSLVLQAFFHIIPSIIGDTVSLGKMLITPIEGQSVSDSCILTGILIEIFASHSMRVDATKLTIGCIKIAVFSVSLSGDVVDSGDGHWEVTSGFCPEDESLVQLLKTGKQLVCDQVHLVVCQKVIHPVLKQYLQEHHVIVEDRLGLAVMEPLIQMAGARLIASYYHPISPNCYGSIKNLLLVKCGSRQFLHLLPIENKPICTLLLCNRSEAGMNELKVVCQSAECVLRLALKEPYALLGGGCTECHLATYLGYKVHCVTDDKLAEMCCTRAQYKIVADDFCRSLERTASSLEHDGGENFIDAKYGHRWSVLPNMPLNSHWSEVFSRCVCGSYTAQQNLDWTVLGTKRTIVNLEMPPEKPSDYSPGQLILDSYTVKLNALQVAVETANLIVELQYVIQDQN